A window of Heliomicrobium undosum genomic DNA:
TGGAAGTGGCCCGCCACATGGTGCGTGGCTGTGACGTGTGGCTGAACAACCCGCGCCGTCCCCTGGAGGCGAGCGGAACCTCGGGGATGAAGGCTGCCATGAACGGGGTGCTGAACCTGAGTGTTGTCGACGGGTGGGTCGGCGAGGGGCTACAGCATCGAGTGAGCGGATGGTTGCTCAATCCCATCTTAGAAGCCAACCTGAACGAATGGGAGCAGGACGAAAAAGACCTGCGCGAGCTCTACCGGGTGTTACTCAATGAGGTGATCCCGACCTACTACCATGATCGGGAACGATGGATCCAAATGATGCGCGCCAGCATCGACATGTCCCGCTGGCAGTTCTCGTCCCACCGGATGATCAGGGAATACTTTGACGTTATGTATGAAGTCACCCGTTCGGCCCAGGATCTGGACATCCCTTCCATGCCAGTCGGTGTTTACGACGAATCGGAACGCCCGGGCTATTCGTCGCCGCAAGACGAGGGGCGCTGGTGAGCGGTTTCAGAAACAAAAGCCAACGAAAAAGAGAGACGCGACAATCGCCTCGTCTCTCTTTTTCTTTCTCTTCCTTGCTTATTTTCAATCTTATCGTTGCGCTTAATGTTCTTATCGAGTTTTTTAATTACTTCACCTTAAACGCCCTCACCATGGATGTGGCGGCTTCCAAACGGGTCACCGGATGGCTGGGTTCGAGTTGTCCAGCATCACCGGGGAGCAATCCCAGCCCCCAGGCGATGGCCACATAGCCCTTCGATTCGGGTGAAAGGGAAGCCGCGTCTTCATGGGGTAGCTGGTATATCGATTGCAGACGAGCAGCCGGTTCCAGTTTGAGCATCCGCACCATCCACTTGGCGAGCAATTCACGGCTCACGGCGTCGCCGGCTTGGACCGGTTCGACGAGCAGGCCCATCGTTCGCGCCCGTTGCAGGATATCGGCGTCAGAAGGCTTGTCTTCACGGTAATAATCGGGTCGGGTGATCACGATCGACCGTAGAAGTGAAATGGCGGTCACCGGCTCATCGGGACGCAGTGCGTCGCCGTACTCCCGGAAGGCGTTCATCTGACCTAGCAGACTGATCTCTTTGACGAGCGGGTTGTCGGCAATATCGTTGAACCGGAAGGAACCGCTGGGTGGCTCCATGGGCTGGCCGTCAAAACGGAGCGGTTTGCCGGAACGGGCATCGATCATCTCATAGGAGCTTCCGTTCGGTCCATCCTGCGCCAGGTAGACGAGGGTAATGGGCGCTTCCTTGCCCGGTTCGGTGAAATTTTGGGTATAGGTAAGGGTGAGGGGACGGTATTTGAGGAAGGCGTCAACAGCGCCGGAGGGGCTGAGAATATTTTGCGGGGCGGCAAACCGGTCTGACGAGGACCAGCGCATCTGGTAGCGAGTGATCTTTTTGGTTTTCGTGTTGACCGAGATGGAGATGAAGTTTTCCGGATAGGGCACATCCTGGACGTGCCGGCGATAGAGGAACGAGTGATTGGCGGGCGCTTTTCCTTTCAGGATAATCGGCGTCATTTCATTGACATTGTTGTTTAGGCGGGCCTGTGCCAAACGATCAGGCTGAATTTTTTGCAAGAAGGCTTCGCCGATCTTCAACGTCTCTTCACGAGACAGGTCCCCGCCCGGTTGGTTATAATCATTCGGATCATGAAGATTAAATTCGACAAGTTCTCCCGTTTCGGCATTCACCCGGGCATTGACGAAGGGGATCTGTTTTTCCTGAGAACCTTCCCAGTCAAACATCCAGGCGTAGGTGCTCTCCTCGAACTTGCCCAGATGGGCGCCTCGCAAGTCCGCGCCTTGCGGAAGGTCAAACCATTTTTTTACCACCTGGAGTGCCTTGTCGCGGGAGATCAGCTTGCCGGCCAGTTCAACTTCCCGATTTTCCTGGGGAGTCAGATCGGGGGCAGCCGATTTTGCGAAGGAACCGAACCCGCCAGCGCCGCCCTCGGCAAACTTCCAATCCGGTGTATAGGGCTTTACGGGCTGACCGGTAAAGGCGTCGATTTGACCGTTGGACGGGTGTTGCAAACGATAAATCAATTGAGGCTCTTTGGTCGCCTTCCCGTCAGGGGTGCGAGGAGAATAGTACTGCAGTTCGAGCATGCCCGCTTTTTCATAGATTTCGCGCGCTTTTTGGAGAGAGATTACACCCTGGGCGTCAGGCAGGCTCTGCGTGGTCCAGTTGACGTGATAACTGGTCACATCGCCGCTGTTGGCGTCTATTTCCACCATGATGGTGTTGCCCGGAAAAGGAATGCCCTTGTGGGTGCGTTGCCAGATGAAATTGTAACGCCTTTCCATCTCCGGTCGGATGACGCCGCCGTTGAGTCCATCCATATGTAGCCGCAGGTTCTCCGCTTTTGTCGGGTTAAGCTGTTGCACCAGGCGCCAGGCTTTTTCCCGCGCTTTGTCCAGCGGCAGGGTGGGGAAGAGGTTCGGACGTCCCTGGGGCATCATCAGTTCCTTCCACATGTTCATGGCCACTATCTCGCCGGTGACAGCGTCGACGGAAACCTCAAAAAATCCCGCATTGTTTTCCGGCCGCCAACTCAAGCTCCAGACGGTTTGCTTGCCATAGCCGTTAAAGGCCGATTGAAAGGTCGTGTATTCCGGAGGGGGAGGGAAGGTTTCCTTTGCTTTGACCAACGCCTGCTCCAGCGTCACCGGCGCTTTTTCCGGAGAAGTGGGCTTCATCTGCCCATCCGGCGCAGCGATCAACCGCGCTGGTTCGGCGGCGACGGCGGCGCTGGCCGGCGCAAATCCTGCCAGCAGGCAGACGCTGAGGCAACCGGCCAGGCAGCGACGCAAGGTGTGCCTTTGGACCATGTGTTTTCACTCCTTTATTTGGTTCTTATCGGGATATCTTATCAATGTAATGACGATGGAAGGAACGGAAAGGTTGCAAGGGGGGTGATTTTTTCTCGTTGATTTTAAATGAACTGTGATGAGTTTGAGGTGTTTTGAACATGAACGTATGTTTTATCGTTTCGGTCATTAGTTTACATAATATGTTCGCGGGAGTGAAAGAGCGGCTCTCCAGGGGCGGTAACAATCGGGACCATGGTTATGGATCGATTGCAGCAGCATTGCCTTTCTGCAAAAGCAGGATTAATAAGGCCGTATACAGTTGTTTATACGGCCAATGACAGATTTGACCATCACAGAGTTGCGCAACTGAATCTGCTTCGATCTTTCCTATTTACCTAAGTGCTGACGGTCATAGCGGACTGATAAGAGCTTTTCATGTTTGCCTGTTGGTGTTGGAACGTCTAAGCTCCGGATAAGCTGGCCAGTGTACAGTGATTAAAGCGTGCGTCAGCGGGCACGGATTTACTTAGAGAAAAGCAATCAGGAATATACGCCATAAGGCTCAACAAGGTCACAATTGTCTAGGCCCGGCAGTAGGAAACCTATAGCAGTTAAAACGTCAGCTACGGTGAGCATGTCCGGAAAAAACAGAGTGCAATGATTGTGCAGCGCTGGGGCCGTTCACCGGGCAAACAACCGATCTTTTATTTCGCATAATCGATATTATGTAAACTAATGAAGTTGAAGAAAAAGGGACGGCTTTCCGACCGTCCCCAACAGGTTAACTTTTTAGAAAAAATCCTGCTTTTCGGCGCTGAACAAAAAAAGTAAGCCCTGTTTCTCATCTAGAAAAACAGGGCGTCACTGTC
This region includes:
- a CDS encoding PepSY domain-containing protein, coding for MVQRHTLRRCLAGCLSVCLLAGFAPASAAVAAEPARLIAAPDGQMKPTSPEKAPVTLEQALVKAKETFPPPPEYTTFQSAFNGYGKQTVWSLSWRPENNAGFFEVSVDAVTGEIVAMNMWKELMMPQGRPNLFPTLPLDKAREKAWRLVQQLNPTKAENLRLHMDGLNGGVIRPEMERRYNFIWQRTHKGIPFPGNTIMVEIDANSGDVTSYHVNWTTQSLPDAQGVISLQKAREIYEKAGMLELQYYSPRTPDGKATKEPQLIYRLQHPSNGQIDAFTGQPVKPYTPDWKFAEGGAGGFGSFAKSAAPDLTPQENREVELAGKLISRDKALQVVKKWFDLPQGADLRGAHLGKFEESTYAWMFDWEGSQEKQIPFVNARVNAETGELVEFNLHDPNDYNQPGGDLSREETLKIGEAFLQKIQPDRLAQARLNNNVNEMTPIILKGKAPANHSFLYRRHVQDVPYPENFISISVNTKTKKITRYQMRWSSSDRFAAPQNILSPSGAVDAFLKYRPLTLTYTQNFTEPGKEAPITLVYLAQDGPNGSSYEMIDARSGKPLRFDGQPMEPPSGSFRFNDIADNPLVKEISLLGQMNAFREYGDALRPDEPVTAISLLRSIVITRPDYYREDKPSDADILQRARTMGLLVEPVQAGDAVSRELLAKWMVRMLKLEPAARLQSIYQLPHEDAASLSPESKGYVAIAWGLGLLPGDAGQLEPSHPVTRLEAATSMVRAFKVK